AGATAAATTTATTTTATGCTCTATCGGTTTTTCTCTTTTTGAAAGAGCATGGACATTAAGAGGAATGGAAAATTTTTTAATAGATATGATAGAAAATCCACCTTTCGTCAATGAACTTCTTGATACAATTGTTAATTTTAATATAAAAATAATTAAAAACACTTCAAAATATCCAATAGATGGTTTTAGATTTGGAGATGACTGGGGACAACAAAAAGGGTTGATAATGGGAATACCTTTCTGGAGAAAATTTCTTAAACCTCGATTAGAAAAAATGTATCAGGAAGTTCATAAAGTTGGCCTGCCAGTATTTATTCATTCTTGTGGAGATGTTCAAGAAATACTACCCGAATTAATAGATATTGGCGTAAATGTTTTTAATCCATTTCAACCAGAAGTAATGAATATCTTTGAAATCAAAAGAATTTATGGAGATAAACTTTCATTTTTTGGTGGTATTAGTGTTCAAAAACTTCTTCCATTTGGTACACCTCAACAGGTAAAAGATGAGACTAAAAAAATTTTACAAACTATTGGCAAAGGAGGAGGATATATTGCTTCTCCATCTCATGATATTCCTAAAGATGTTCCTGTAGAAAATATTG
This bacterium DNA region includes the following protein-coding sequences:
- a CDS encoding uroporphyrinogen decarboxylase family protein, with translation MTKKERVKYALLHQETDIVPFNINFTQPAYRKLTNYFGGEISEDEIGNHIVYIEPVSFNSWVEIKPNMWMDEFGVMWDRSIDKDIGNPIPVLKYPSIKGYKFPDPDNPKRYSHFSTIIEKNKDKFILCSIGFSLFERAWTLRGMENFLIDMIENPPFVNELLDTIVNFNIKIIKNTSKYPIDGFRFGDDWGQQKGLIMGIPFWRKFLKPRLEKMYQEVHKVGLPVFIHSCGDVQEILPELIDIGVNVFNPFQPEVMNIFEIKRIYGDKLSFFGGISVQKLLPFGTPQQVKDETKKILQTIGKGGGYIASPSHDIPKDVPVENIVALIETLNPDFPFK